The following are from one region of the Deltaproteobacteria bacterium HGW-Deltaproteobacteria-6 genome:
- a CDS encoding TetR family transcriptional regulator: MARTNTREEIVRKGAELIHAQGFNATGLQQILQAAGIPKGSFYFYFKSKEDFGLAIIDYFNAIISEIFTHYLSDGKIPPLKRLEKLFGFFEASFQKSGNALGCPIGNLSLELADTNERLRVHLAGVIETLIAQLESCLAEAKRDKSVPADLNAADTARFIFQGFEGAVMHMKVVKNIEPFQGFRNYLLGYLKNLKPEEKI; encoded by the coding sequence ATGGCACGAACCAATACCCGCGAAGAAATTGTCCGCAAGGGGGCTGAGCTGATTCACGCGCAGGGCTTCAATGCCACCGGCCTTCAGCAGATTCTTCAGGCGGCGGGCATTCCCAAGGGCTCATTTTATTTTTATTTCAAAAGCAAAGAAGATTTCGGTCTGGCGATTATTGATTATTTCAACGCGATCATCAGCGAAATCTTCACCCACTATTTGAGCGACGGGAAAATACCACCCCTGAAACGGCTGGAAAAATTATTCGGCTTCTTCGAAGCCTCCTTTCAAAAAAGCGGCAATGCCCTGGGCTGCCCGATCGGAAACCTGTCGCTCGAGCTTGCCGACACCAATGAACGGCTGCGCGTACATCTGGCGGGCGTCATCGAAACGCTCATCGCGCAACTGGAATCATGCCTTGCGGAAGCCAAACGCGACAAATCAGTCCCGGCTGATCTGAATGCGGCGGATACCGCACGTTTCATATTCCAGGGTTTTGAAGGGGCTGTCATGCATATGAAGGTTGTAAAAAACATCGAACCTTTTCAGGGATTCCGAAACTATTTACTCGGATATTTAAAAAATTTAAAACCGGAAGAAAAGATATGA
- a CDS encoding carbohydrate kinase, producing MVFKLCKRKDNAVHQSPHVFGIGQCSLDYIGQIPAYPPPDVKCEFSNLVEQCGGPVATALVALRRWGMDCHMAGVAGDDNFGAQITASLAREGIDTNGLRIRKNHSSQFAFIASEPSTARRTIFWQRPTGPPLEPGELDINLLLKSSALHIDGLFPEASLFACAKAKKAGIPVIIDAGTLRDGMLDIARQSDCFVTSETFSNAFSETPEETCRKLAALGIGFTGVTLGAKGYIALVDGCFIRKEAYPVTAVDTTGCGDVFHAGLTYGIIQGWSAEKSLDLGAWAASLVSAQTGGQSGIPHQHTLHAKYP from the coding sequence ATGGTATTTAAACTCTGCAAAAGAAAGGATAACGCCGTGCATCAATCACCCCACGTCTTTGGCATCGGCCAGTGTTCACTCGATTATATCGGTCAGATACCCGCCTATCCGCCGCCGGATGTGAAGTGCGAATTTTCCAATCTGGTTGAACAATGCGGGGGACCTGTCGCCACGGCGCTTGTCGCGCTCAGGCGCTGGGGTATGGATTGCCACATGGCCGGTGTTGCAGGCGACGACAACTTCGGCGCACAAATCACGGCATCGCTCGCCAGGGAAGGCATCGACACGAACGGCCTGCGTATTCGCAAAAATCACTCCTCCCAATTCGCGTTTATCGCCAGCGAACCGTCCACCGCACGCCGGACGATTTTCTGGCAGAGGCCCACCGGACCTCCTCTTGAACCGGGAGAACTGGACATCAACCTTCTTTTAAAAAGCAGCGCTTTGCACATCGACGGATTGTTTCCCGAAGCTTCCCTTTTCGCCTGCGCAAAGGCAAAGAAGGCGGGTATTCCCGTGATTATCGATGCGGGAACGCTGCGCGACGGGATGCTGGATATTGCCAGACAAAGCGACTGCTTTGTCACATCGGAAACATTTTCCAATGCCTTTTCTGAAACGCCGGAAGAAACCTGCCGGAAGCTTGCGGCCCTGGGCATCGGCTTTACGGGTGTCACGCTGGGCGCGAAAGGATACATCGCCCTGGTTGACGGGTGTTTCATCCGCAAAGAGGCATATCCAGTAACGGCGGTTGACACCACCGGCTGCGGCGATGTCTTTCACGCGGGCCTCACCTACGGCATCATACAGGGGTGGAGCGCCGAAAAATCATTGGATCTGGGCGCGTGGGCGGCAAGCCTGGTCAGCGCGCAAACAGGTGGACAAAGCGGCATTCCCCATCAGCACACGCTGCATGCAAAATATCCATGA
- a CDS encoding restriction endonuclease subunit M, protein MPAPQIILDLIERFERNQDVYKSSAYNETQVRREFIDPFFEALGWDVNNTSGHAEAYKDVIHEDVVKVSGVTKAPDYSFRIGGQRKFFVEAKQPSINIKDTPAPAFQVRRYAWSGKLPLSIVTDFDEFAVYDCRIKPDQADKSDKARIKYYTYQQYAEKWDEIAAVFSKDAILKGSFDKYAESSKVKRGTAEVDSAFLAEIESWREALARNIALRNSLSVRELNDSVQRVIDRIIFLRIAEDRGIEDYGALRGICNGSNIYGRLQELFEKADDRYNSGLFHFRQEKDQTELPDKLTPNLIIDDKPLKDILKTLYYPDSPYEFAVLPADILGQVYEQFLGKVIRLTSDHRAVVEDKPEVKKAGGVFYTPTYIVEYIVQNTVGKLLDGKTPKKAESLRILDPACGSGSFLLGAYQHLLDWHLKWYVADGPEKHTKAKRPALYSGQGGAWHLTTAERKRILLNNIYGVDIDSQAVEVTKLSLLLKVLEDETGETLNSQRKLFHERALPNLGGNIKCGNSLIGPDFYDGKQMNLLDPEEAQRINVFDWQAEFPEIFKVGGFDAVIGNPPYVITGNDNSNNSLIDYFKRYNVSQYKIDLFHLFIQRGIDLIRKDGKLGFIVPNTWLTLQYTDRLRKYILDHTSIFEIIIFDYLVFKSADVHTALIFLEKYDAEKDHKVQIKIISKLATAEELKSAETLLSSQLSWKNCNGYIFETRIVGKAGVLINKLLNSHPRLDQVARASLGCQAYNSSKHTQEQIKNRVFHASKKLSEEYLPELAGKDVSRYIIIRERGEWIKYGSWLHDYRTMDWLTGPRILIREISGQDKHKIQACYAEETYCNYKTILNVNPSSNTQFSMMYLLGILNSRLISFLYPYVSNKMVAKSFPRLSVGDLKKLPIREIDIGDTTDKKMHDRMVELVEQMLTSNKQLAEARIGQEQTLIQRQIDATDKQIDKLVYELYELTEDEIKIVEGQST, encoded by the coding sequence ATGCCCGCTCCGCAAATTATTCTTGATCTGATTGAACGCTTCGAGCGAAATCAGGACGTTTACAAATCCAGCGCCTACAACGAAACGCAGGTGCGCCGGGAATTTATTGACCCCTTTTTTGAAGCTTTGGGCTGGGATGTCAACAATACTTCCGGCCATGCCGAAGCGTACAAAGATGTTATTCACGAAGATGTGGTGAAAGTCAGCGGCGTCACCAAAGCGCCTGATTATTCCTTCCGCATCGGCGGACAGCGCAAGTTTTTTGTCGAGGCCAAGCAGCCCTCCATCAACATTAAAGATACTCCGGCGCCAGCTTTTCAGGTCAGACGCTATGCCTGGTCGGGCAAGCTGCCGCTTTCCATCGTTACGGACTTTGATGAATTTGCCGTTTACGACTGCCGGATCAAACCGGATCAGGCCGACAAATCCGACAAAGCTCGCATCAAATACTATACGTATCAGCAATATGCTGAAAAATGGGATGAAATAGCGGCTGTCTTTTCCAAGGATGCCATCCTGAAAGGATCGTTCGACAAATACGCCGAATCCAGCAAAGTCAAACGCGGCACCGCCGAAGTGGACAGTGCCTTTCTGGCGGAGATAGAAAGCTGGCGTGAGGCACTCGCCCGAAATATTGCCCTTCGCAACAGCCTTTCCGTTCGCGAACTTAACGATTCTGTCCAGCGCGTCATTGACCGGATTATCTTTTTGCGCATTGCCGAAGACCGGGGCATTGAAGACTATGGGGCGCTCAGAGGCATCTGCAACGGCAGCAATATCTATGGCCGCTTGCAGGAACTTTTTGAAAAAGCCGACGACCGATACAACTCCGGCCTCTTCCATTTCCGCCAGGAAAAGGATCAGACGGAACTGCCTGATAAACTGACGCCTAATCTCATCATCGACGACAAGCCGCTCAAGGACATTCTCAAGACGCTTTATTATCCCGATTCACCCTACGAGTTTGCCGTCCTGCCCGCCGATATTCTGGGGCAGGTCTATGAGCAGTTCCTGGGGAAGGTCATCCGTCTGACGAGCGATCACCGAGCCGTAGTGGAAGACAAGCCCGAAGTCAAAAAAGCGGGCGGCGTCTTTTACACGCCCACTTACATTGTCGAGTATATCGTTCAAAACACCGTCGGAAAACTCCTCGATGGGAAGACCCCGAAGAAGGCGGAGAGTCTGCGGATTCTTGATCCGGCCTGCGGTTCGGGGTCGTTTTTGCTGGGGGCTTACCAGCATCTGCTCGACTGGCATTTGAAGTGGTATGTGGCGGACGGCCCGGAAAAACACACAAAGGCAAAAAGACCGGCCCTGTATTCCGGACAGGGCGGCGCGTGGCATCTGACCACCGCCGAGCGCAAACGGATTCTGCTCAACAACATTTACGGCGTGGATATCGACAGCCAAGCCGTCGAAGTCACCAAGCTCTCTCTTCTGCTCAAAGTGCTCGAAGACGAAACCGGCGAGACGCTCAATTCACAGCGCAAGCTTTTTCACGAGCGGGCGCTGCCCAATCTGGGCGGCAACATCAAGTGCGGCAATTCGCTGATCGGCCCGGATTTTTATGACGGCAAACAGATGAACCTGTTGGACCCGGAAGAAGCCCAGCGCATCAACGTGTTCGACTGGCAGGCAGAGTTTCCCGAGATTTTCAAAGTAGGCGGGTTTGACGCAGTAATCGGGAATCCGCCTTATGTTATCACGGGTAATGATAACTCTAACAATTCTCTGATAGATTATTTTAAACGTTATAATGTCTCACAATATAAGATTGATCTTTTTCATTTGTTTATTCAGCGTGGAATAGATCTAATCAGAAAAGATGGTAAATTAGGGTTTATCGTGCCTAACACATGGCTGACTTTGCAATATACGGATAGGTTGAGGAAATATATACTTGATCACACATCAATATTTGAAATTATAATATTCGACTATTTGGTTTTTAAGTCTGCGGATGTTCATACCGCCCTGATCTTTTTAGAAAAATATGACGCCGAAAAAGATCATAAAGTTCAGATAAAAATAATTTCAAAATTAGCGACAGCTGAAGAATTAAAAAGTGCTGAGACTTTGCTTTCATCGCAATTATCATGGAAAAATTGCAACGGTTATATTTTTGAAACCAGAATAGTTGGGAAAGCAGGTGTTTTGATAAATAAGCTACTGAATAGTCATCCTCGACTTGATCAAGTTGCACGTGCTTCATTAGGTTGCCAAGCCTACAATAGTTCAAAGCATACACAAGAACAGATAAAAAATCGTGTTTTTCATGCGTCTAAAAAACTAAGCGAAGAATATTTGCCTGAATTAGCAGGAAAAGATGTTTCTAGATACATAATAATCAGGGAAAGGGGCGAATGGATAAAGTATGGTTCATGGCTGCATGATTATAGAACAATGGACTGGCTCACAGGTCCACGAATTCTGATACGCGAAATATCTGGACAAGATAAGCACAAAATACAAGCTTGTTACGCGGAAGAAACGTATTGTAATTATAAGACAATACTAAACGTTAACCCGTCTTCAAATACACAATTTTCAATGATGTATCTACTTGGCATTCTTAACTCAAGGCTGATATCCTTTCTATATCCTTACGTTTCCAATAAGATGGTTGCAAAGAGTTTCCCGCGTCTATCTGTTGGGGATTTAAAAAAATTACCAATCCGTGAGATTGATATCGGAGATACCACTGATAAGAAAATGCATGACCGCATGGTTGAACTCGTCGAGCAGATGCTTACGTCGAATAAGCAATTAGCAGAAGCCAGAATCGGCCAAGAGCAAACCCTGATCCAGCGCCAGATCGACGCGACCGATAAGCAGATCGACAAACTGGTTTATGAACTCTATGAACTGACAGAAGACGAAATCAAAATCGTTGAGGGGCAATCAACATAG